A genomic window from Brassica oleracea var. oleracea cultivar TO1000 chromosome C8, BOL, whole genome shotgun sequence includes:
- the LOC106307624 gene encoding alpha-soluble NSF attachment protein 2 translates to MGDHLVRAEEFEKKAEKKLNGWGIFGSKHEDAADLLEKAANSYKLAKSWDLAGKAYLKVADCHLKSDSKHDAANAYAEAAKCYKKVDTNEAASCLERAVNIFCEIGRLNMAARYYKEIAEYYEADQKIEQAIDYFEKAAEFFQNEEVTTSANQCNLKVAQYASQLEQYEKAIKIYEEIARHSLGNNLLKYGVKGHLLNAGLCHLCKADVVSITNALEKYQDLDPTFTGTRECKFLSDLASAIDEEDIAKFTDVVKEFDSMTPLDSWKTTMLLRVKEKLKAKELEEDDLT, encoded by the exons ATGGGGGATCATCTGGTGAGAGCGGAGGAATTTGAGAAGAAGGCAGAGAAGAAGCTCAACGGATGGGGAATATTCGGATCTAAGCACGAGGATGCTGCCGATCTCCTCGAGAAAGCTGCTAATTCCTATAAGCTCGCCAAATCAT GGGATCTAGCTGGAAAGGCTTATCTTAAAGTTGCAGACTGTCACTTGAAG TCTGACAGCAAACATGATGCTGCTAATGCTTATGCCGAAGCTGCTAAATGCTACAAGAAAGTTGACACTAATG AGGCTGCATCTTGTCTAGAGCGAGCTGTGAATATTTTCTGCGAGATAGGGAGGCTCAACATGGCTGCCAGATACTACAAG GAAATTGCTGAGTATTATGAAGCAGACCAGAAGATAGAGCAGGCTATTGATTACTTTGAAAAGGCAGCTGAGTTCTTTCAAAATGAAGAAGTGACCACTTCTGCAAACCAGTGCAATCTAAAGGTGGCACAATATGCTTCCCAGTTGGAGCA ATATGAGAAGGCAATCAAGATTTATGAAGAAATTGCACGCCATTCACTCGGCAATAACTTGCTTAAGTATGGAGTTAAGGGCCATCTTCTCAATGCTGGCTTGTGCCACCTCTGCAAAGCTGATGTTGTTTCCATCACCAACGCTCTGGAGAAATATCAG GATCTGGATCCAACTTTTACTGGAACACGAGAATGCAAATTCTTATCT GATCTTGCTTCTGCTATCGATGAAGAAGACATCGCAAAGTTCACAGACGTTGTCAAGGAATTTGATAGCATGACTCCGCTG GATTCATGGAAGACAACAATGTTGTTGAGGGTGAAGGAGAAGCTGAAGGCAAAGGAGCTTGAAGAGGATGATCTTACCTAA
- the LOC106311314 gene encoding protein LURP-one-related 14 isoform X1, whose amino-acid sequence MPKNKKTEWQVGDPAISVVSDQFCNPYPMDLMVKRKVQNFSKDYYQVFDPSGNLLLQIDGQAFGFNRKRVMRDPAGFTILTMRQKGITLKNKWEVHGGESKEKEDLLFTAQQSLAVSLKTSLDVFLAENNNVKKSSTCDFHASGGYSNISFEVFKSDALIAGVTHKFTWGSFCKGKYNFRVRVNPEVDYAFIIALLVMVDDNENWC is encoded by the exons ATGCCAAAGAATAAGAAAACAGAATGGCAAGTGGGAGATCCTGCAATAAGCGTAGTGAGTGATCAGTTCTGTAATCCATACCCTATGGATCTAATGGTGAAGAGGAAAGTTCAGAATTTCTCAAAAGACTATTACCAAGTGTTTGATCCAAGTGGGAATCTACTCCTGCAAATAGATGGACAAGCTTTTGGGTTTAACCGTAAGAGGGTTATGCGTGATCCTGCTGGTTTCACAATCCTCACAATGCGCCAAAAG GGGATTACGTTGAAGAACAAATGGGAGGTGCATGGAGGAGAGAGCAAAGAGAAAGAAGACTTGTTGTTCACGGCACAGCAATCTTTAGCGGTGTCTTTGAAAACATCTTTGGATGTTTTCTTGGCTGAGAATAATAATGTCAAGAAAAGCAGTACTTGTGATTTTCATGCTTCGGGTGGATACTCAAATATATCATTCGAAGTTTTCAAATCGGATGCTCTCATTGCAGGG GTGACACATAAGTTTACATGGGGAAGTTTCTGCAAAGGGAAATATAATTTCAGGGTGAGAGTGAATCCAGAGGTGGATTATGCTTTTATCATTGCTTTGCTTGTTATGGTTGATGACAATGAGAATTGGTGTTAG
- the LOC106311314 gene encoding protein LURP-one-related 14 isoform X2 has translation MPKNKKTEWQVGDPAISVVSDQFCNPYPMDLMVKRKVQNFSKDYYQVFDPSGNLLLQIDGQAFGFNRKRVMRDPAGFTILTMRQKGITLKNKWEVHGGESKEKEDLLFTAQQSLAVSLKTSLDVFLAENNNVKKSSTCDFHASGGYSNISFEVFKSDALIAGVGFTWGSFCKGKYNFRVRVNPEVDYAFIIALLVMVDDNENWC, from the exons ATGCCAAAGAATAAGAAAACAGAATGGCAAGTGGGAGATCCTGCAATAAGCGTAGTGAGTGATCAGTTCTGTAATCCATACCCTATGGATCTAATGGTGAAGAGGAAAGTTCAGAATTTCTCAAAAGACTATTACCAAGTGTTTGATCCAAGTGGGAATCTACTCCTGCAAATAGATGGACAAGCTTTTGGGTTTAACCGTAAGAGGGTTATGCGTGATCCTGCTGGTTTCACAATCCTCACAATGCGCCAAAAG GGGATTACGTTGAAGAACAAATGGGAGGTGCATGGAGGAGAGAGCAAAGAGAAAGAAGACTTGTTGTTCACGGCACAGCAATCTTTAGCGGTGTCTTTGAAAACATCTTTGGATGTTTTCTTGGCTGAGAATAATAATGTCAAGAAAAGCAGTACTTGTGATTTTCATGCTTCGGGTGGATACTCAAATATATCATTCGAAGTTTTCAAATCGGATGCTCTCATTGCAGGGGTAGGG TTTACATGGGGAAGTTTCTGCAAAGGGAAATATAATTTCAGGGTGAGAGTGAATCCAGAGGTGGATTATGCTTTTATCATTGCTTTGCTTGTTATGGTTGATGACAATGAGAATTGGTGTTAG
- the LOC106308298 gene encoding transcription factor bHLH93, producing the protein MVSKEYKRDSSLREKFQLLRSITNSHAEGETSIIEDASKYIKKLKHKVDKINNETTSEEYFCDPTDPMVTVETLEKGFMIKVMSSKNEPGMLVCVLEVFEDLGLEVVEARVSCTDSFSLHAIGISNNDDCESMDGEAVKQAVAVAVSTWSDSQDPKG; encoded by the exons ATGGTTTCGAAGGAATACAAGAGAGATTCCTCTCTGCGTGAGAAGTTTCAATTGCTTCGCTCAATCACTAACTCACATGCT GAGGGCGAAACATCGATCATAGAGGATGCATCAAAATATATCAAAAAGCTTAAGCACAAAGTAGACAAAATCAACAATGAGACCACGTCTGAGGAATATTTCTGTGATCCTACCGATCCTATG GTTACAGTGGAAACCCTAGAGAAGGGATTCATGATAAAGGTAATGTCAAGTAAGAATGAGCCAGGCATGTTGGTTTGTGTTCTTGAAGTCTTTGAAGATCTTGGTCTTGAGGTTGTTGAAGCTAGGGTTTCATGTACGGACTCATTTAGCTTGCATGCCATTGGAATATCAAAT AATGATGATTGTGAAAGCATGGATGGTGAAGCAGTGAAACAGGCAGTTGCAGTAGCAGTCAGTACCTGGAGTGATAGCCAGGATCCAAAAGGGTAA
- the LOC106307622 gene encoding staphylococcal-like nuclease CAN1 gives MGNAIRLLYRKCCSPTTDDKPHGVSALSRDLLGFETTSQVPEGLGSYVVSSIKAQANWYGKILEAWKQAKPRPQTDEEAARLVITTLKGHKKADVEGLLSFYRLPSPGKLDEIPNESPVSVSEGLKFELLTLPVDQKSVADGDTVTVYVSSTDPIVSSTLPKEVSLAAAKRAKARENKNYTEADALHKKIIASGYRMINVQNKEVLAKKFRIRLRGIDAPESKMPFGKESHDELLKMVEGKSLKVLVYAEDRYGRCVGDIYCNGKFVQEVMLKKGLAWHYLAYDKRPELAKWENEAKQKRIGLWAAKNPEKPWDWRKNKRGGN, from the exons ATGGGTAACGCTATTAGGTTACTCTACCGGAAATGTTGTAGCCCCACGACGGACGATAAGCCTCACGGCGTTTCAGCTCTTTCACGTGATCTCCTTGGCTTCGAGACCACTTCTCAG GTTCCTGAAGGGCTTGGAAGTTATGTTGTGTCTTCTATAAAGGCTCAAGCAAACTG GTATGGAAAGATACTTGAAGCCTGGAAGCAAGCCAAGCCTCGGCCTCAGACCGATGAGGAAGCTGCAAGGCTTGTTATCACGACTCTAAAGGGGCATAAGAAAGCTGATGTTGAG GGACTTTTGTCTTTCTATAGACTCCCTTCGCCTGGTAAGCTGGATGAGATTCCTAATGAATCACCTGTGTCTGTATCTGAAGGACTTAAATTTGAGCTTCTAACGCTTCCG GTGGACCAAAAATCTGTGGCAGATGGAGATACTGTTACTGTGTATGTTAGTAGCACAGATCCTATTGTGTCATCTACGCTTCCTAAGGAAGTGAGTCTTGCAGCGGCTAAAAGAGCTAAGGCCCGTGAGAATAAGAATTACACAGAAGCAGATGCACTTCACAAGAAGATCATAGCTTCGGGTTACAG GATGATAAATGTTCAGAATAAGGAAGTGCTTGCTAAAAAGTTCAGAATAAGACTAAG GGGAATTGATGCACCTGAGAGTAAAATGCCTTTTGGAAAAGAGTCACATGATGAGCTACTTAAGATGGTTGAAGGTAAAAGCTTGAAGGTGTTAGTCTATGCGGAGGATCGTTATGGAAGATGTGTAGGAGATATATACTGCAATGGAAAGTTTGTACAAGAAGTTATGTTAAAGAAAGGTCTTGCTTGGCATTATCTAGCCTATGACAAGCGTCCAGAGCTTGCAAAG TGGGAAAATGAGGCTAAGCAGAAGCGTATAGGCTTGTGGGCAGCTAAAAATCCAGAGAAGCCATGGGATTGGAGAAAGAACAAACGTGGAGGAAACTAG
- the LOC106307307 gene encoding uncharacterized protein LOC106307307: MRILAARLANHFRRGRNGYPRSRDFSSLTKKEDLTLEEEAERKIGWMLKLFFAGTATYVGYQFFPYMGDTLIQQSVSLLHVKDPLFKRIGASRLSRFAIDDERRMKVVELGGAQELLHMLGAAKDDKTRKEALKALAALSKSDEAANFLGSKGALSIVKSTPDSSEDSDISTYKSNILKKLDDKDLSVSSS, translated from the exons ATGCGAATCCTTGCTGCTCGCCTCGCTAAC CATTTTCGCAGAGGGAGAAATGGGTATCCTCGATCTCGGGACTTCTCCTCGTTGACCAAGAAAG AGGACCTTACATTGGAGGAAGAAGCTGAGAGGAAAATAGGATGGATGCTGAAGCTTTTCTTTGCTGGGACGGCAACCTATGTTGGATACCAGTTCTTCCCTTATATGG GTGATACTTTGATTCAGCAATCAGTCTCGCTTTTACATGTGAAGGATCCCTTGTTTAAGAGGATAGGAGCTTCTAGGCTTTCCCGTTTCGCCATTGATG ATGAAAGGAGGATGAAAGTTGTAGAGTTGGGTGGGGCTCAAGAGCTTCTTCATATGCTGGGCGCTGCTAAAGATGACAAGACAAGGAAAGAAGCTCTTAAGGCTCTTGCTGCTCTCTCTAAATCAG ATGAAGCTGCCAACTTCCTGGGATCTAAAGGAGCACTCTCTATCGTCAAATCGACTCCAGATTCCTCGGAAGATTCAGACATTTCAACATACAAGTCTAACATACTCAAGAAGCTAGATGATAAAGACCTCTCTGTCTCTTCCAGCTGA
- the LOC106307306 gene encoding probable sodium-coupled neutral amino acid transporter 6 — protein MSPPIKSPLLPKQEPSSEKHGSTSGVVFNVSTSIIGAGIMSMPAAFKVLGVVPALLIITIIAWLSTISVGFLMKSTLAGEATTYAGVMKESFGKAGSVAVQVATMVATFGCMVIFSIIIGDVLSGNDNGGSVHLGVLQEWFGSHWWNTRIFSLLFIYAFVLLPLVLCRRVERLAFSSAISFLLAVLFVVISSVLAISALMEGQTKNPRLFPDLTNGGSFWNLFTASPVIVTAFTFHFNVHPIGFELKDPLHVIPATKISVILCAAIYFATGLFGYLLFGDATMSDILVNFDESSGSSIGSLLNDIVRLSYALHLMLVFPLMNFSLRANLDELMFPTMKAPLAKDTKRFVGLTLALLICCFLSAIAVPDIWYFFQFLGSTTTVSIAFIFPAAIVLRNVNGVSTSREKIVAAIMLVLAVATSIVAISTNLYSLTSK, from the exons ATGTCTCCTCCGATCAAAAGTCCTCTCTTGCCAAAGCAAGAACCGTCTTCTGAGAAACATGGATCTACCTCCGGCGTCGTTTTCAACGTGTCGACGAGTATAATCGGAGCCGGTATAATGTCGATGCCGGCGGCGTTTAAAGTTCTCGGAGTTGTCCCAGCTCTTTTGATCATCACGATCATCGCTTGGCTATCCACAATATCTGTTGGCTTTCTTATGAAATCAACTCTCGCCGGAGAAGCGACCACGTACGCCGGAGTTATGAAAGAGTCGTTCGGTAAAGCAGGTTCCGTGGCTGTACAGGTTGCTACAATGGTTGCTACTTTTGGATGCATGGTTATCTTCTCGATCATTATAG GAGATGTGCTCTCCGGTAATGACAATGGAGGATCTGTTCATCTTGGAGTTTTGCAAGAATGGTTTGGTTCTCACTGGTGGAACACGAGGATCTTCTCTTTGTTGTTTATCTACGCCTTCGTCTTGCTTCCATTAGTCTTGTGCAGACGTGTAGAAAGACTTGCGTTTAGTTCTGCCATATCGTTTCTTCTTGCTGTGCTCTTTGTCGTCATAAGCTCGGTGCTAGCGATCTCCGCGTTGATGGAAGGCCAAACGAAGAACCCGAGACTTTTTCCGGATTTAACCAATGGAGGATCGTTCTGGAATCTCTTCACAGCTTCTCCTGTTATAGTAACAGCCTTCACGTTTCATTTCAATG TTCATCCAATTGGATTCGAGCTCAAGGATCCTTTACATGTGATCCCAGCAACTAAGATCTCTGTGATCTTGTGCGCTGCAATATACTTCGCCACTGGGCTCTTTGGATATCTCCTGTTTGGAGATGCAACAATGTCTGATATTCTAGTGAACTTTGACGAGAGTTCAGGCTCTTCCATTGGTTCTCTTCTCAATGACATCGTCAGGCTCAGCTACGCACTTCACCTCATGCTCGTCTTTCCTCTCATGAACTTCTCACTGAGAGCTAACCTCGACGAGCTCATGTTCCCAACAATGAAGGCTCCATTGGCAAAAGACACAAAAAGATTTGTTGGACTAACTCTAGCTTTACTGATCTGCTGTTTCTTGTCTGCTATCGCTGTGCCGGACATTTGGTACTTCTTTCAGTTCTTGGGATCAACCACCACAGTTTCCATAGCGTTCATATTTCCAGCCGCCATTGTCTTAAG GAATGTCAATGGTGTATCGACCTCAAGGGAGAAGATTGTAGCTGCGATTATGCTGGTTCTTGCTGTTGCCACTAGCATCGTCGCCATCTCGACGAATTTATACAGTCTCACATCAAAATGA